The sequence GCGATGCTGGCCGAACGCGGGCTCCTCACCCGCGCCATGGGATCGTTCCTCGGCCTATTTCCTCGGCTCACGGTCGAGGAAAGCGAAATCGACGCGGCGGTATCCATCATCGACGAGGTTTGCGCGGTGAGCTGACGGGTGGGTGCCGCCGGTCGAGGCGGATCATTCCTGTTGCGTCAGACGGAGAAGATCCATCATGTCATCATGGCGGATATCTGGATGAGGATTCCGCATGCTTGCGCGGCAGATGACGCTTGCTTTTGACAACGCTATTTCTTGAAGAATTTCACTCCCGGCTCTTTATACAATATTTTTGACAAAAATTTGCAGCGCTCGAGCCGCCCAGCATCGAGCCGAGAGGAACGCCGCAGAACATCGCCGTGACGAAAGTCGAGCGACGCCGACGGGGTGTATATTCGGCGGTGATCGCGAAGAGATTCGGAAGAGTCCCGTCGAGCCCCAATCCAGCGAGGAAGCGCAGAGTAATCAGCTCGTCGAGCCTCGTCGCCTGGACGTTCGGCAGCGACGCGGCGCCGACGAGCAGGAACACCGCTAGCATGACCGACTTGCGGCCGAATTTGTCGCCGAGCGGCCCTTGCGCCAGGACGCCCGTCAGCGATCCGAAGGAACTCGCGCCGAAGACCAGTCCGAAATCGGAGGTCGGGATATGCAGTTCGGCGGCGACGGCGGGAGCGGCGTAGGCCATGGCCCGCGCATCGAATCCATCGACCATGGCAAGCAGTCCGCAAAGCCCGACGACGATCAGCTGGCGGCATTGTCGATCGATTGCTCGATGGAGACAGTCCGATCCATTTACTGCTCTCGATTTCGTAGAGGCGCGTCTTCATCCATTGACGCAACCGACTGCGCCCGTGAAACATCGGTCGCCTGCGCTCGAGTCCCTACTACGACGCTCGACGTCGGCGCGGGTCAATAATCGAATTCGAGCCGCAGCGTTTCACGATCGCGCATTTCGGAGGGCGATTGGCCGATGCCTCCGTAGACAAAATTTGCGACACGACCGCGATTTTCTGTCGCCTACGAAGTCCGTAGAATCGGGTTATAAACTAGGCTCAGGACTCATTGATTGAGATAGAAGGCGACAGCGGCGGCGATGCATATGGCGGAGAAGAAGGCGTGCGCGCATCGATCGTAACGGGTGGCGATGCGCCGCCAGTCTTTGAGCTTGGCGAAGAGGTTCTCGATCTTATGACGTTGCCGGTAGAGCGCCTTGTCGTAATCGAGAGGCTTCTTACGGCTCTTTGTCGGCGGAATGCAGGGCTCGGTCCGCGTTCCGCGAGCGCTCGCCGAAACCAGTCGCTGTCGTAGCCGCGATCTGCGATCAGGGCCGAGGACGGCGGCAGCGCGTCGAGCATCGGCCTCGCGCCTTTGTGATCGCTCATCTGCCCTTCGGTCAACATCATGACAAGCGGCTTGCCGGCGCCGTCGCAAACGACGTGGAGCTTGGAGTTCAGCCCGCCTTTCGTGCGGCCGATACAGCGGGAAAGAGCCCCTTTTTTAGGAGGCTCGCCGCCGTCCGATGCGCTTTCAGATGAGTGGAGTCGATCATGATCCGCTCCGGCTTCGGCCCTTCTCCCGCGAGCGCGGCGAAGATACGATCGAAGACGCCGAGCCGGCTCCAACGGATGAAGCGATTGTAGAGCGTCTTGGGCGGCCCATACTCCTTCGGGGCGTCCTTCCATTGCAGGCCATTCTTGATGACCTAGACGATCCCGCTGACCACGCGGCGGTCGTCCACCCGCGGCACGCCGTGCGCCAAGGGAAAGTGAGGGGAAATTCGCGCCATCTCCGCTTCGCTCAGCAAAAACAAATCACCCATCAAAGCCTCCATTTCGGAGACCTTGAATCACGCCTCACTCCAAATTAATAGGTCCTGAGCCTAGAGTCCGGCCGATTGCAGGACGGACACGATGAAGAAGAAACGGTTCACGGAAGAGCAGATCATCGGGATTTTGCGGGAGCAGGAAGCCGGCGCGAAGGCGGCGGACCTCGCGCGCAAATACGCTATTTCGGAGACGACGCTCTACAATTGGAAGGCCAAATTCGGCGGGATGGACGTTTCCGAGGCCAAGCGACTGAAGGCGCTGGAGGAGGAAAACGCGCGTCTGAAGAAGCTCTTGGCCGATCAGATGCTCGATGCGGCGGCGATGCGTGAGCTTCTGGGAAAAAAATGGTAGGGCCCGGCGTCAAGCGCGACGCGGTCGCGCACCTTCGGGCCGTCATGGGTCTGTCGGAACGTCGGGCCTGCCGGATCGTCGCGATCGATCGCAAGACGGCGCGCTACGCGTCGAAGCGTCCGGCCGACGCCGAGCTTCGCGCCGAGCTGCGTGATCTCGCCAATGCGCGTCGGCGCTTCGGCTACCGGCGGCTGTTCGTCTTGCTTCGTCAGCGGGGCGAGCTCTCGGGCAAGAACCGCATCTATCGGCTCTACCGCGAGGAAGGGCTGACGGTGGGGACTGTCAGGAATCTTGTGTGCGGGGCCGGGTTTCCATCACGCCGCGACGAAGCGATCGTCGAACATGATGGCGAATTGATTTTTCGCCTCGCACCATTCGCGCGGCGCCATTTTCCACTCCCCGGCGACTTGGCGCAAGACGAGATAGAGGAGCTTCATCGCCGCATCGTCAGTCGGAAAATGCCCTCTCGTCCGCACGGCGCGCCGCAGCTTCGCGTTCAAGGATTCTATGGCGTTCGTCGTGTAGATGATCCGCCGTACCGCGATCGGAAAGGCGAAAAACGGGATGACCTGCTCCCAATTGCGCCGCCAGCCCTGCGCGATCGACGGATATTTCTTGCCCCAATGGCCGCCGTCGAAGGCCTCCAACGCCTCTTTGGCCGCCTCGGCGGTCGGGGCGCGATAGATCGTCTTCAGCGCGGCGGCGATCGCCTTGCGGTCCTTGTATGAGGCGAATTCCATCGAGTTTCGAATGAGATGCACGATGCAGGTCTGCACGGTCGTCTGCGGAAACACCGCATTGATCGCCTCCGGAAAGCCCTTCAGGCCGTCGACCACGGCGATCAGTATGTCGCCGACGCCGCGGTTCTTCAGCTCGTTCATCACCCGAAGCCAGAATTTGGCGCCCTCCGAGGTCTCGATCCAAAGCCCCAGAATGTCCTTCGTTCCGTCCGGCGTGACGCCGAGCGCCACATAGACGGCCTTGTTGCGGACCAGGCCTTCGTCGCGGATTTTGACGCGCAGCGCGTCGAAGAAAACCAAGGGATACATCGCCTCGAGCGGCCGGTTCT is a genomic window of Methylosinus sp. H3A containing:
- a CDS encoding MFS transporter, which gives rise to MVDGFDARAMAYAAPAVAAELHIPTSDFGLVFGASSFGSLTGVLAQGPLGDKFGRKSVMLAVFLLVGAASLPNVQATRLDELITLRFLAGLGLDGTLPNLFAITAEYTPRRRRSTFVTAMFCGVPLGSMLGGSSAANFCQKYCIKSRE